The Pseudanabaena yagii GIHE-NHR1 genome segment CTCTAATTCTTTCTTTTCATATTCTATTGGAGTTAGCATTAGTTAACTTTATTAGTCTATATCTTCATGGTTCACCACAAGCCTACGCACAAACCCTTATACAGCCACCAATCATTTTATCTCAAGCAACAAGTGATGACTTAATCAAGCAAGGCGAAGCATTATATAATGAAAGTCGCTATCAAGAGGCATTAGTCTTATTTGAAAAAGCTACTCAGTTAAATCCTAATAATGCTAGTTACTGGAATTGGAAAGGTATTACTTTAGCTAACTTAAAGCTTTATAAAGAAGCAATACAAGCTTATGATAAAGCTAATAAGCTTCAACCTAGTAGCGTTTATTTGTACAACCGAGGACTATCACTAGAAAGTCTAAAACTATACCAAGATGCTTTGTCATCTTACGATAAGGCTATAAGCCTTAAAAACGATTATGTAAATGCGTGGATAGAAAGAGGAGATGTGCTTCAAAAATTAGAACGCTATCAAGATGCCATCGAATCTTTTGAAAAAGCAATTCAATTAGCTGGCGGTAGTGCTAGAGCTTGGTATCTAAAGGGTTTTGTTTTAGACAAAAAAATTGAGAAATATGGTGAAGCCCTCACTGCTTACGAGGAAGCTTTGCGAATTGACCCTGATTACAACTCTTATATATGGCTTAGAAAAGCATATATTCATTACAAGAACAAACAATTTTTGGAAGCAATCATGTCTTTAGATAATTCTATAAGAATAAGTCAAAATTCTTGTGATTGGCATTTGAGAGGAACAGCTTTAAATGAATTAGAAAGATATGAGGAAGCAATATCTTCATTTAATCAAGCAATAAAACTTAATGCTTATTGTGCAGGAGATAACAGAAAACTAGAAGATTCATATTATGGGAAAGGCACAGCCTATGCTAGGCTCAACCGATATATAGATGCAAGAGATAGCTTTAGAAAAGTTCTTGAGATTAACCCTTCATATAAGAATGCGTTAACTGCATTAAGAGCACTACCTAAGCCATAATCTTCAAGTATTACTTTCCTATATTGATTGGGGGGAGATCGATTTTAGTGTTGTTTGGGAGAGTAGGTGTAGGAGATGAGGATGGTAGAGTTTTTATTGGATTTGATCCAGAGTTAGATTTTTGGAAAATGATATCAGCCTTTTCCTGCCAAAATATAGTTGATACATTTCGGGCTATATTTTTAGCATCATCTAGCCTACCTTCATCTATAGCTCTATTTGCCTCATTTATTAGTTTCTCGTTGCTTTTCCATTCTATTTGCCATTTCGATGATAATTCTTGAGATTTATTTCTCATGTCATCATTATTTGTAGCAATTAATTGCAGCAAATTAAGTGATTCATTTAATTTACCTTCTTCCTGATATTGTTTAGTGGCATTATCTAAAATTGTTAGCGACCATTTATCAATCAGTTTCTTCGACTCTGGATAAACAACGCTATTAGAACTAATTGTAGTGATAAGTAAGAAAGCATCAGTTAACTTGCCATTTTTTACCATTTCTTGAGATTGTATTATTTTTGATTTATCTTCCTGAAGCATTCCAGCTTGACATTCTTTCTTAATTAATCGTGCTATCTGATCATAAGATGAGTTAACAAAAATAGAATTATTTTGTTCAACACACTCTTTATATTTATTTGCTAGTTTTAAGTTTTCAATTTTTTCTATTTCTGCAAACAAAAATCTATCATTCTGATATTGTTGTGCATATATATAAATTAAAACAAAAGGAATTGGAAGAATAATTATTAAACCAATAATAAGTTTAAATTTATTCGATTGAGACAAATAAGTTCTAATTTTTTTTATTAAAGTTAGCCTTGATGAATTGAGTAATTTTATATCTCTTATTCCCTTCAAAATATTTTTTTTCATGCCTAAAGATTGTAGATTTTCATTTTCCACAACTTTGATTGTTTCTCCTTTCTTTCTTAAAATGAGAATTTTAGTTGCTTCTTCGTTGGCAAGATCGAATTCGATTGCTACCTTACCCCATTTAAAAGCCTCTTCATAACTCTTCCCTGACCCGATCGCATCATAAAACCCCTGTGAAAACTTAATCGCCACATTATCCTCAACCACATCACGCATCCCAATCGTAAACAGAATATTTGCCGCGATCGCATCACCCTGCACATCCGAATAACAAGCATTCAACACCACACATTCCAAATGCTCCTCACAAAGCTGTAACAAATTTGCTAATGGTTTTGCAGGTACAAACTTAATTTCATCATTGTTATTAGTCGAACGCGATCGCACCTCTCCCCCTTCCGAACGATAGATCGCACTTGCCGACTCATCACTCACAAACAGCAAACCCTGCTCCCCCGAACCGTGACCGCTAAAATGCAAAACATGGGGTTCTAAATCCAACAAAGCCCGACGTAATTCTGAAGGAGTAGCCGCCAGCCGATATTCCACCTCAAAATTATCCCGTTTGCGCGATCGCCTTAACGCCTCTTGGATGGTTTTTACCTCATGATCTAGCTTCAAAGGTGATGAGCCTAACGGATTAGCCGCTACTACCAAAATCCTAACGCGATCGCCTGATTGTGCTAACCGTTCCGCAATACCGACATTCAGGTTCTGCACATTCACAGTACCGCCCTGAACATTAATACCAATTTTTTCAGCCAAGGGATCGGTCATGATGCTAGAAATTACTGACTATCACATTATCGTCAGATTTAGAGATAATTACAAGTACTTATATTTCGCGATTAGTGACTTTGTTTGAAGCGATCGCCTCAACATCAAACATCTGAGACAAATTACAGCAATCAGATCGCAAATTCTTGTTCCAGAATATCTAAAAGTTCCAGAATGCTTAGAGAATTACCAGAAATGACATTTTCTTCCGACTCCACATGAATATGATGCGGGAAATTAGGCAAATTAGGGAAATGCGGCACATTGTCCCAACGTTTTCTTAAGATAATGCGATCGCTGTCCATCCACTGATAGCGATACCTAGTCGTTGCAACAACATTCTCCGTAATTTTGAAATACTCAGCAATTTCCAAGAAATCATCATTACTGAGTGTAACCCTTGCTCGAAAATAACCGCGATCGCCTAAATCTAATTCTTCAATAATCGTAAATGCAGCGATCGCATTGCTGGAAATCAGTCTAGATTTAATATTTTCAAGATATTGACTAGCTTCCATAATGTCTATTGTCTTTTGGGCTGTAACACCTGCAAACGCTCTTGAACAGATTGCCAAAGCTCATAAATAACACCCCATTCAAAATAATCCATCTCATCACCTAAACTACCCTCACTAAATCGTTGATAGAAAATCTCTGAAGGTATTTGATACTGAAGTTCGTATGCTTGTAACTTTGCTTGAAGATCAGAAGCTTGCTTAAGATTATTAGCTCGCTCTAACTCGATGATCTTATTAAGGGAACGCTCAATTAAATTACTTCGATAGCCCTGTCGATAGAGTAAGTCTAGAATTTGTAAGGGTTCCGATGTTTGTGAAATCATAGTTTTATACCCTTTTTTCCAAAAATGACCGCAGGTAATAGCTATACGATATCAAATATAACTCGTCCATCGCATCGCCAATATTGTTACAGAGGCAAATTAAAACCCACGTAAATCTTGGGGTAAAAAGGTGCGATCGCTTGGCAACATCGCCACAGGTTCTGTCAGCGTGAACTCTCCCTTGACAATCCAATCTTTGAGAGTCTTCGCCGCTTCTTCCGATAGATGCAAGCTAGCAAGAGGCGCAGTCCGCACAGTCGCACCTGCGATCGGAATTTTGCCAGACTTAAGTTCCGCATAGGAAACAGAACCAAAAATCGGACGAACTCTGCGGGGAATCGAGAAATCAATCACAGGTGCAACCAATTGCTCATCTAGTACAGCAGCCTTTGCAACCACTTCTTCATTAATCACAGGTAGCGGCACGGCAACACCCATCATCAGCGACGCGCCATAATTACGGAAATAGCAACCACGCACCCATTCAGGAGACATTTGCTTAGCATCACCGATTAGCGCCAGAGTCGCCGCAGGTCCAATCGGGGTACGATTTTCCAAACGCTTTTGCAGTGGAAAATGCTGGGTTCCTTCCCATGCCACATAGCCAATACCACCACCCATAAAGATGCGTGTACCAATCCCAATCAATTGCAAATCAGGATCGTTCCATAATGGCGAAATTGCCCCCGGATTAGAATAGACCGCATTTCCTAAGCGTGGCTGAAGAGGTCCCAAATAGGTGTAAAGAGTTTCTTCACCTCCATTCACACCGACAATAAAATTTTGATAGAGATTGCGAGGATTAAAGAGATAGAACTGATTGATCGAATCCTTCGTAATTGTCGTCTCAAAATTAGCACGAGGA includes the following:
- a CDS encoding tetratricopeptide repeat protein, yielding MQKNTQLEFSFSLNKSLILSFHILLELALVNFISLYLHGSPQAYAQTLIQPPIILSQATSDDLIKQGEALYNESRYQEALVLFEKATQLNPNNASYWNWKGITLANLKLYKEAIQAYDKANKLQPSSVYLYNRGLSLESLKLYQDALSSYDKAISLKNDYVNAWIERGDVLQKLERYQDAIESFEKAIQLAGGSARAWYLKGFVLDKKIEKYGEALTAYEEALRIDPDYNSYIWLRKAYIHYKNKQFLEAIMSLDNSIRISQNSCDWHLRGTALNELERYEEAISSFNQAIKLNAYCAGDNRKLEDSYYGKGTAYARLNRYIDARDSFRKVLEINPSYKNALTALRALPKP
- a CDS encoding CHAT domain-containing protein, which translates into the protein MVVAANPLGSSPLKLDHEVKTIQEALRRSRKRDNFEVEYRLAATPSELRRALLDLEPHVLHFSGHGSGEQGLLFVSDESASAIYRSEGGEVRSRSTNNNDEIKFVPAKPLANLLQLCEEHLECVVLNACYSDVQGDAIAANILFTIGMRDVVEDNVAIKFSQGFYDAIGSGKSYEEAFKWGKVAIEFDLANEEATKILILRKKGETIKVVENENLQSLGMKKNILKGIRDIKLLNSSRLTLIKKIRTYLSQSNKFKLIIGLIIILPIPFVLIYIYAQQYQNDRFLFAEIEKIENLKLANKYKECVEQNNSIFVNSSYDQIARLIKKECQAGMLQEDKSKIIQSQEMVKNGKLTDAFLLITTISSNSVVYPESKKLIDKWSLTILDNATKQYQEEGKLNESLNLLQLIATNNDDMRNKSQELSSKWQIEWKSNEKLINEANRAIDEGRLDDAKNIARNVSTIFWQEKADIIFQKSNSGSNPIKTLPSSSPTPTLPNNTKIDLPPINIGK
- a CDS encoding toxin-antitoxin system TumE family protein; the protein is MEASQYLENIKSRLISSNAIAAFTIIEELDLGDRGYFRARVTLSNDDFLEIAEYFKITENVVATTRYRYQWMDSDRIILRKRWDNVPHFPNLPNFPHHIHVESEENVISGNSLSILELLDILEQEFAI
- a CDS encoding homocysteine biosynthesis protein, with translation MPQTIADINDKIKAGKAKVLTATELKTLVAEIGVTQATKKVDVIVTGTFEPMESSGAILNLGHTDPPIKIRTCWIDGVPAYAGFGAVDIYLGATQEPEANDEGVQNRGGGHVIADLIAGKTVNFKAIGHPNDCYPRANFETTITKDSINQFYLFNPRNLYQNFIVGVNGGEETLYTYLGPLQPRLGNAVYSNPGAISPLWNDPDLQLIGIGTRIFMGGGIGYVAWEGTQHFPLQKRLENRTPIGPAATLALIGDAKQMSPEWVRGCYFRNYGASLMMGVAVPLPVINEEVVAKAAVLDEQLVAPVIDFSIPRRVRPIFGSVSYAELKSGKIPIAGATVRTAPLASLHLSEEAAKTLKDWIVKGEFTLTEPVAMLPSDRTFLPQDLRGF